GGATACTGGGTGATTCAGATCCTGGGCAAGCCCAGCTCTTGATACTGAGCACTCCTGGGAAGCAAACCTTTCCCGGGCAGCAGCAGTCTCTGATTCTTACTGGTGTTGGAAGAACCAAGGTGggtactaaccccaaggtcagcagtttgaaaccaccagccactccaagggagaaaaagggaGGCTTTCTAAATCTGTAAAAAGTGACCatgttggaaacccccagggcagttctagtctgttctatagggtcactgtgagtcagaattgactggcagGTGATGGCATTGGTTTTGGTTTGCTCACAGTGGAAGGAACTATTGCTTCTCAAGGATCAGGATCAGCAAAGGACGGCCTACCTGTCCCCTCATCACAGACATCTGGCTCTCGAAGGTAGTCTTGTGGAACCCTCGGTCCGTCTATCACagaaagggggagaaaaaaatttaCAAGGTCATTCCAAATACCAAGATTTCTGAAACAAGAATTTAAACACTCTTCAACTTAGCACACAAGCCATTCCTAAACCACCTTTCCCAATTGATTAAATAACATGAGAAATGTGTATTTAACTGATGTCTTTTCAGTAGGTCTGAGAGtcaccagaataatttatttattcTGAAGCTTATGCTAGAAGTGGATTGAAGGAGACTTTCTGGCCACTGGGTTGGGATTGTGTAAGAGAACTGAGTGCCTGCAGACGTATTATGACTGAAAAAGGTAATTGTGTGAAAACCAGTGTCAGAGAAAACAGCTGTCCCGCATCCTGATGGATTCTCACGTCAAAGAAGAAGGAGCAAGTGGAGCTTTCCGAATTTATGCTCCCGGCAAGTAAGACTTCCCCTTCCATCAGCAGGCCCAGAAACAGCAAATTATAAAACTGGCTCTTCTGAGGAATTTTCCTAGCTCAGATTTCTTTCAGTCTCTGTAATGATTACATTTATGGCTTACCTTAAAAAGTTCATAAAGGTCTTCACATAAATCCTGCACAAAATTCATGTCAGAAATGCAGGGCAGAACCaagttttttgtttcttctgaaaAAGGAACTTTTGCTTGAGGAAGCCACGCCCAGTGAAATGGATCTAATGGGGAGGAAAAAGCATGCTACTCAAGAGGGAGGAAAAGATTTATTTAGGACAAAAAGATCCTCATTCCTTTTACAATTCCTAGGTtctccccatcccctcccctccaAAAACCAACACCGAAAACCAGAGGAGGAGGAGACCGGATCGGAATACGCTTTCCTTGGCCAGCCCAATGATTTGGCTGCAAGTATGGAGAGCGAGTGTTTGGGTAACGGAGTCAGATGGTAAGGCACGGTAAATTGTTCCCTACACCATTTTGGTTTCTGAGTTTTCGGGAGTAAAGAGTGCAAGTTTGGATCATCAGTCATGATCAGAAAACATTTTTGTGGATCCATCTGGCTCCTGGGTTTGGAAACTGAGGACCGCCTACAGTTCTTTCACAGGTCCAGTTTGTTCAAATACCACGGCTGGGGTCTCCTCGCCCCGCACAGGTCCAAAGCATTAAGAACTGCCTGCCCATTTGGAGGCAGAAGATGGTTTAACATCGTccatcacaggttgagaagcaggTGAGCAGCTTTGGGAGATTAAAGAGCTgtggctcttctctctctctctctctcaagaagGCGTGCCACCGATCCAGTGCTCCTACTAGAATGAGTCGGAAAGGAGGTGTGCGTGTACCCCTGCAAGGAAGGATGGGGCTTCCGATCACAGCACTCTAACAGAGATCCTACGTTTCGGGGGAATGGGCGTCACCGCTGGGCCCTGTGGCTCTCTTTCTGGAAGCTAAGAGAAGGCAGCCTGGGCTagagcctccccttctccccgctGTCCATCTCCCTGCACACGGTGGGAGATGCGCACTCCACAGCGAAGGATGCTCTTCTTTTCTCCCAACCTATCCTTAAAGCTGTGATGCCATTTCCCTTCCCCGGGCCAGCCCCATAAAAGAACAGGCCTTATTTCTCAGCCTCAAAaggaaatgctctgaaaatgcAAGAAAATTAGTACAAATAAAAAGGTCAGTGTTTATTCATAGAAAAATTTCGGGGATAGtgtcaacaacacaaaagctTATGAATGAACagcaagaatgaaagaaaagcaggggccctggtggtgctgtgggttatgcattgggctgctaaccttaaggttggcagttcaaaacccatcagcctctcttCGGGAGGAAAAGGTTATCTGTTGCTGtacagatttagtctcagaaaccctttatgAGGGTCACGAGGAGAAGTTaacggcagtgggtctggtttttaTATGAAGCCTTTAAAAATGTATTCCCATTATTTTAAACATAtacaaaaatgagaaaaataagtgCAACACACTTCCCAATAACCGCATCAAgcgatttttaaattttgtaaaatTTTCTTCCTTTATCCCTTTTGGGTTTTTCCACCCCTTCTGTTAGGATCTTAAGGCAAATTCCAGACATCATTTCATTTAACCCCCAATTACTTCAATGGGTCTAGAGGAGATCTTTCTTTCTAATTATATGAACATTGTTATGTGAGCCTTTATTGTCATCTATCTAAAATGCATGATCCCATGTTTTAAGGGAAATCATTTCTAAAACAGGCTCGCCTTTGATGCATGGAGACTTCGACccacaaacacagaagaggctGATCAGGCAGGTAAAGCCCTCCTCACGAAAGGAAGTGGGGTGCTGGGCAGGAAGAGTGAGGCAGGGGGAAGTTGTGTTGCAGGTGAATTGTACCCCCTACGTTGACATACAGTTCAGCCACAATACAAAACCAGATCATTTGTGCATGTTTTATGTGCTTTAGAACCTGGAAAGCTACTAAACTCCTCCTACGAAAGTCGCACAGGTTGTTCTTGTGGGGTGCTGGCgagtcagttcccacccacagtGGCCCTGCTATGTATACCAGAACAAATCTTTTTCCTGTTCCTCTGCTATGGAAGGTCAGTGGGGAAAAAAGGGGTTCAGTCCAATCGGTGGCTTTTGATTTGATGGTGGCTTCCGAGGCCAGGGGCTGGCTGAGAAGACATTTTCAGAAAATGGAAAACCGCATGGGGTGACATAAAGGCCTGGAAAGTTGCCTGGGAGCTTCCCCATCCATTCTTCCAGAAGAGCTAGGGCTGTTCTAAGGGAATTTTAATGGGAAACATTGCTGCACGCTAACAGCCCGCATCTTGCCCCTTCGGCTTGCTTTTTGgttccccaaacccaaagaacATTGCAAAGCAATATGATTCACGTCTCTCGAGGGTGCAAATGCTGCCATTTTGACCTGGTGGAAGCCGATGAGCTCAGTGTTCCTTGGAGGAAGGGCTAGCAGGCAGCCTTCATAGgtggatatgttgagaaacagtagCTCCTCGTTTTGATAATCTTCTTTAATAAACGTTTCTATGATGTTATAACAATCAGTAAACAAAGTGTGAACGTCTTCCTTTCAACCCCTCCTTCTTAGCAGAGTACCCGGATGGAGGAGTACACTCCACCCACCCAGGTCTTCCTCTGCCACCTGGATAGATAGCCATAATGTTTCCTTTCTGTTCTGGAAAAGGAGTCACTATGAAATCCCTGGAAGGGTCCAAGAAACTTACATGCTCTCCACTCATCTGGATGTTTAAATGGAAATGCCAGACCATTATCAATTGCAGCTACCTTAATAAACGGCTCTTTATCAGCTTCctaggaggaagaaagggggcgTGTTAGTTAAAAAACAGAGATGAATATTGCACGGGCTacacaaaacaacagaaaataaactaTGGACACAGTCACTCTGAacctataaaaataaaattaagttgCCATATTGACTGTGAATTCACTTTGGAAGGAGATTCTTTTAAAAACTGCTGAGAATTGATAAACACGGTTTAAAAAACTTCATTATGTTTACaattttctcctttggagaacAGGACTTGGGTACGATACTAAGACATAAAAAGTGACTTATGGCTAGTCTATGCTTAAATTGTATTTGCAAAACACTGGCACTTTAAGATATCATGTTAGCAAAATGATCCTATTATATATAATCTAACCTTTCTTCCCAAACTCCACCCGCCCCCTCCCattaaacaccaccaccaccaccaccgaacccaccaccatcaaatggattctgattcagtgacAATTCAATTGCAGCAGCTAGCCTCCACGTAAGTATTACATCTAAAGTGTTTGCAAAATCACTCGGCGCCCAGAGCTACAGGTAATGGAAGTCGAGTAGAATCTCAAGACACACACTCCACTGTTTCCTATAGCAGAAACAAAGGCTTCCCGAGCAGAGGACTTGCATGTTTGAGAATTTCCTCCTGCATTATTTAAAGACACGTCACTGCCATTATTTTTTTCCTATGGAATTGTGTCTTTCTACACCTAAGTCAATATGCTTCTATGTTCCAGTTAATGATTTCTCCCTGCACCCCTATtagccatcaaagaatgtttctgtcATTGTAAAAACCGTTTCTTGATTTTTCATCATTGTGGTGCAAGACAGCGAAATATTTCATATGGTTCTTCTAACCATAGCCTTTGAAGTAATCCACCGAATGATCTTCATTTGCCTCCTAGGTttgggtaagaaggtgggagaagatactGACCGGACTACATGACTCAGCGGTGAGTGAGTGTCCACAGGGGTAACGGtgcttgccatcctgctggggggtgaaatgagccatctcagaagcagcaacAGGGGAGCTCACTACCAGCAAGGCAGAAAAGCAAGCAGTGGACCCCGAGATCCGTGAACACTGGacttccttgatccaggagacattTATGACGCCAGAGGAGGGACAGCAAAGCCAGGAGCCAGAGGTCGGGACAGagctggggcaggaggctggcttgtggggcGGGGTGCCTCAGGGCTCTGAGCAGAGGACACTAGGTTTGCTAACCCCACAGCTGGCGTGGAGTCCAGCGTACACAGACTGGCGTGCCTCCAACGAGCTTTGCAACACTGCCCAAGGAGGCCGCGGGCACAGCAGAGACGCTACTGTCCCGACTGCACAACTGTAGCCAGAGTATTTCTCACCCGAACTGTAACCTgttaatatctctaatgaaccccATCATCGTGAGCATCATCTGAGTTGTGTGTGGCCACTGAGATGAATTATAAGCCTGTACTGCTGTGGAAGACAGAGCAGTGGTCTATCATTTTGTGATTCACTGATTTCTCTCAGCCTAACACCCTCCAAGTTCGTACATCCAACGAGGCGTTCTGCAGTCATCATTACTTTCTTGTGTAGTATTCCGTTGTGTACATACAGTATTTTTAGTCTGTCTTTCATTGGTGGGCACTGAGGCTGCtgatagttgggtttttttgggggtttttttgctaCTATGACCAtgggtgtgttgttgttaggtgccactgggtCGACTGTGACTCATGGGTCCCTATGTACAACCGAACCAAATACTGCCCGCTCAGTTCCTGGGCTGGGCCCCACTGCAGCCTGTGCCAAgccatctcaccgagggccttcctgtttctcactgcccctcgactttactaaGCAGGATGCTCTTCTGTAGGGgcaggtctctcctgagaacctgTCCAAAATATGCGAGACAaaccctcaccatcctggcctcttaaGGAGAgcgctggctgtactgcttcaaaGACAGATCAGTCtgacctttggcagtccatggtactttgattcGTCTTTGCCagtaccgcaattcaaatgcatcgattcttcttctgtcttcttgttcaatacccaactttcacatgcatgtaaggcaactgaaaacaccatggcttgggccaggcgcacccAAACCCCACAGTGACATCCTCGCTCTTCAATGTtgtaaagaggtctcatgcagcagcttTACCTACTGCACTATGTCATTTGaggtcctgactgctgcttccatgggcattgattgtggatccaagcatggcAAAATCCTTGGTAACTTCCATCGTTGCTCCCTTCATCATGAGGTTACCTATTGGATATGGGTGTACACACATATCATTGTGTCATGGCTATTATTTCTCAAGGATAGATAATACTAAGTCTCAGTACTTCTGGGTCATGTGTTATTTCTCTTTCCCATTCTTTGACGCAGCCCCGTACGACTTTCCAGTGATGACACCACTGTACAGAACCACAGACAGTGTGAGGgctctggtgtctccatccctGACCAGCATTATTTTCTCAACTCTGCTAGCAATGCAAGGATGAGACCTCTCGCTCTTGTTACGATTCGTATCAAATGGTTAGTGAGAGCatgcatttcttcatgtttgttggctgcctgaatATCTTTGATGAAATGTCTGGCTCCTGTCCTCTGCCCATGTTTTAATTGGATTAATTACCGTTTGCCTTTTGAAGTTTCCTATCAAGTCTAGAAATTAGTCCTTTGTTCAATATGTCACTGCCAATTTTCTTTTGCCTGTCTGATCTGTGGgttctatttttattcttttggtgCACAAAAGTATAAAATTCTTAGGCGGTTCCAGCCATATAGTTTATCTTCTACTTGTGTGTTCGATTGCATATTTATGACATGTTGTAGGGCTTCTAAATttgtcccaatttttaaaaaattgatcatCTTTATCATTTTATATCTAGgtttttgatccatcttgagttcattttttaaatatatggtGTGAGATGTTAGACttacttcattcttctgcaaatggaagtCCAGTTTTGCCAGCACAATTTGTTAGACTATCTCTTCCCATTTAATAATTTTAGCCCCTTGTCAAGATTAGCTATTGATGTTGCTCGTGCGGTGAGGTGCTGTGAGGTCAGTTCTGATTGaacataaaactatgcacaacacTTCCCAATCCTGAGCCTTCCTCACAAACAATGTTGGAGCCCCTGTGTCAATTCAGTAAGTCTCCTTCTAGGGAATGCTacctcctgataacttgtccaaagtgtgtgagatcaagtcttGCCACCATTGCTTTTAAGAGCATTCTGTCTACACTTCTTtggagatagatttgtttgttctttttttttttattattcaaacaagcttcatttgtatttatttagtcTTTTGACTCTGTGCTTGTGCCTTCAACACTTTCACCACGATTTTCTGCTCCTCAATCAGGAAAGCGCGCTTGATCCTGTCTCGGACACATTTAGCGCACATGGACCCACCATAAGCCCTGCTGacgtgttttttggttttggacaACCTCATGAGAACTTTGGGTCTCACAGCACGGACCCCTTGAAGTCGGCCCGGGCACACGCCACATGCAGATTTTGGCGCTTTCCCAACCTTCTTTGTATACAGGTAAACGATTCTGTTACCAGGGGTTCGGGACAGTCTAGTTTTGTTAGAGGCGGTGTTGTAGGACAGCCTACGCCGGTAGGTCAGACGCTGAACCATTTTGAATGCCTCCACACAGCGTCTCCGGAAGAGGAAGCGATTTGTTTGTtatcagtccacagtactttcaatatatttgtagccaataccataattcaaacgcatcaattctgctgtcttccttattaattgtgcaactttcacatgcggatgaggcaaatgaagataccatggcttgggttaggcacacccctagtcctcaaagtgctaTTCAATAATTTCAAGAAGTCTCgggcagcagatgtgcccagagGAAACTTCATAATCTATAGATAAGTCGCCTTACTTATAGGTTCTCCTGATAGGCTGTGCATTGTCTCTATATATCTCTTTGGGTAGTACTCATatttttacaatattgagtctttgaTCCAAGAGCATGATACTTTCTCCCGTTTCTGTAGTCTCTTTTGGTTCCTTGTTGTGTAGTGTTTTACAGTTTTCTctgtataggtcttttgtttctctggttagatttactcccaagtatttcatcttttggatgGCCATTTAAATAGTATTGCTTCCAATTTCCTTTCCAAGGTTCTCTCTGTTAGTGTCAGCAAATGTTTCTTTTTGTAAGTTCACCTTGGCTTTCAATCAGTTCCAGGAACTCCATTGCTGAGTCTTTGGGGCTTTCTCTTTCAGAATCTTGTCATTTGCAAATGCCGTTTTACTTCTGCTTTGCCAATTTGACTAAGACTTGCAGTACAGTGTTGAAGATATATGGCCATAAAAGGCTCCCTTGCCTGGGCCCCATTTGTAAGGGGAATCTTTTCCGGTTCTCTCTGTTGAGAGGAATGTTGGCTGTTTATTTCGTATATATGCCCTTTATTATAATGAGGAATTTCTCATATTCCCGTTTTGTTGATTGTTTTCATCAGGAATGAGTGATGATTTTGTAAAATGCATTTTCTGCATCAAGCGATATGATGCTGTGTTTCCTCTCCTTTTGGTCTATCCATCCTTGCATACTTGGTATCAATCCCACTTGGTCAAGATGCATTATTTTTTTgctatgttgttggattctatggAGCAGGGTTGTgttgggaatttttttttctgttcacgagggatattggcctataattttctttttcagtgatgCCTCTGCCTGATTTTTAGGTCAGAGTTATGCTAGTCTCATAAAGTGAATTGGGGAGTATTCTCTCCTGTCTCTATTCTGGGATGATATGAGTAGAATTGCTATCAGTTCTTTTTGAATTTGCCAGTGACATTGTCTGTGTcgtgggttttttcccccttggAAGTTTTTTTAATAACTTGATCAGTTTCTTCTCAAGTCAATTTCTGCTCAAATTTTCTACCTTAGCCTATGCTAGTTTGTAGTGACATCATCCATTTCACTTCTTAATCATGTTATTTGCGCCTAATTGCAATTATTCCATGGCCTAAATTAAATAACAAGTTTTGAAATGGTTGCTTTTAATTTAAACATACTACAATGAAGGCTCATTTGATTGAGTATATCAAATCTTTTCTATATAGTGATATATAccaattttatttcttcatttcattCCGTTTTTATCAAATATTTTACCTCAATAGAATGCACAAAGTATAGACAACAAGAAGTTTTCCATTAAATCTAATTGCTTAAGATAGTTCACACAAGAAATTTAGAAGTCATTAGAGATGTACGTTTGTACGTACAGCATATTTTGCTCTGTTACTTGTGGTGAagtaaaatttcttaatatggatcatctacccaagtctctgtaactcccaccaaatgattaggtgggactAAGCAGTTTGTGCATATGTAACCCTAAGAGAAGGGATTGGTCAGTGTTTCACAGCTAACCCCCTAGCACTAAAGATGAGCCATTTCTGCTTTgcagcagaagcagagagagagaaaacaccaAGGACCTTGGAAGAGCATGTTCAAGATCACTGACCGTACAGGTGGAGGGCACCAAGACCACATGCATCTGAGCCTGTGCCACAGAGACTCGGAAGAACTGAGCTGAGACTATGGGGCACCTTCTCTTCTCCCGGCCCAAGACTGTGGACTGGTGGGACAGAACGACAAGCGGGCTGGCTTCCTAGACCATGGAGCAAAGGCCAAAGCACCCTGCGGCCGAGAGCCAGAAATTGAGagccttggctgctggctgaggagaccaatgacagcaccctgtttgctgatcctgggaTGTGGTAACCTCTTATTTCACTGCTACAGCCCCTGGCTTTTGAGTATTggctatgagttctgtgtggctagtGCAGTGAATTACCGGGCCCAACATAGCTGCAGAGTGGCAGGGGGGGAACGGTTGGTGTCAGATAGATAACAAAAGGTAGAGGGTGGAAGCATGGCCGACTCTTGTCTTGTGGCAACAGGAAAGCCAGTGAAGCGAGAGGAGGTCAGTGTAAGAATCACCACTTGTTTTTATTTCTGTCACTTTTTTCTAATTGTAAATTTACTGAGAAATACTTTATATACAATGAACTTCCTATACAGTAAATTGTACAGTTTGATAGGCAAGTTTCCGTGCCCCTTTTGCAGTCCACGCCCCTCTCTATCCTGTTTCGGCCTCCAGAGATTAACTTGCACTTTCGCAGTCTTTAGTACATGAACTCATACGGATGTATTTACAGGCGCCGTCTTTCATTCAGCATGATTTTGAGTTTATTCCATGTTACTTGAGTGTattacatctttttaaaattgctaagtactatttttaaatttttaactttCCTTGCAATACTTCAAAGTACAAACTTCAAAGTGATGCATTAGCTCTAAGCGGTAACTTGAGAACATACAGATTATAAACATtagagaaattatttttttaaacagttaAAATTTCCCCCATTCTACAGCCTGTTTTAAACTTGTAAAACTACTGTGAGAACACCTCTTCTATAAATAACTGCACCTCCAAATTGAGTTCTCAGAATTGACGATCATGAACCTAAAGTCGTTACTGCAGTTTAAATTATGTAAGCTAAACCAATACTTTTTTTTATCTTTCATATCTCTCAACTCTGATCCTTTTTAAAAGTAATTGTATGGAGTTATAATTCATATTTCATGCACTTCAATAGTTCACTGGTATTAAAAGAGTCATGCATGCATCTAGAACTAAATCAGTtctggaatattttcttccttcttgtattcattattttcttctcgTTTTTCTCCAaatcttccccacccccttctacACCCCATGAACCCAATCAGCCATCACAGTAGTTATTGTTTCTATACATTTGCTTCTCTTGTGCTTCAAATATTGGAAAACAcggacacgcacgcacacacacacacacacacacacacacaccaaacagcaAACatttagatatatatttttaaaagatagatagaaaagaccaacaccaataatgaagATAAACTAGAGGGGGAAAAGCAGGAAAtatcaaaaatattaaaaac
The Tenrec ecaudatus isolate mTenEca1 chromosome 3, mTenEca1.hap1, whole genome shotgun sequence DNA segment above includes these coding regions:
- the LOC142443726 gene encoding large ribosomal subunit protein eL34-like: MVQRLTYRRRLSYNTASNKTRLSRTPGNRIVYLYTKKVGKAPKSACGVCPGRLQGVRAVRPKVLMRLSKTKKHVSRAYGGSMCAKCVRDRIKRAFLIEEQKIVVKVLKAQAQSQKTK